One part of the Acinetobacter sp. XS-4 genome encodes these proteins:
- a CDS encoding TonB-dependent siderophore receptor — protein MNQAPYFSSSKTLLAVAIFSSMTASHADEAAEQQNSTSVLPTISIQAQKEPTSPYVATKATSALKSDAPLFKTAQSVSVVTREQLDQKQAKTLAEALEGVAGVEAGKLGRRGWDDFVIRGQTSSDSVYVDGLRVGQNTYVATELSGMDQVQVLKGPASINFGLVAPGGMVNLVTKRPEAESFARASMTYGSYSLKEGTFDLNYSPNNSEKGAFRLNGRISDQDDPTDYVYFKNYYISPSYNFDLGDNTDLSVIASYQHREYIRQQGLPVIGTLKDNPNGAIDRSLYIGDPNFGKYEADVYRTGYTFKHAFDNGWNFNQNFAVQKTEMDGKAVFARTGSNFWADKNYTTISRKNNSRHQIIDNLSFAIDNRLNKQFDLYGMQHDFNIGVDAFQEKSDYTNNRCNVGDLNIYAPVYGQTVTCSNPVSNHDINRLKYAGLYIRDRIQLNDQWLLSLSGRQDWAQTQSTSLVTSSASKQSDNAFTGSISVMYTLNDIVAPYVSYATSFTPNTGTDVNSNPFKPEEGKQVEVGMKLQSPDQRIQGAIAWYDLKRQNVLVTDTVNSGYKVQRGEQLTRGIETELSAEILEGLKLTAAYTYTIDAEISKDANSSNVGKALDNIPEHAYSLSARYKFDPASKLGWYVGGGFRGETYKTVDGLDVHIPGYTVFDTEAGYDAGHWGAQLAIRNLFDKDYYAGALNENLVTLGNPRQINFTVKFNY, from the coding sequence ATGAACCAAGCCCCTTATTTTTCAAGTTCCAAAACATTGTTAGCAGTTGCTATTTTTAGTTCGATGACAGCAAGTCATGCTGATGAAGCAGCAGAACAACAAAATTCAACCAGTGTGCTACCCACAATTTCTATTCAGGCGCAAAAAGAACCCACCTCTCCCTATGTCGCAACAAAAGCAACCTCTGCCTTAAAATCAGATGCACCCTTATTTAAGACTGCTCAATCGGTTTCAGTGGTGACACGTGAACAGCTCGACCAGAAACAAGCAAAGACCCTTGCAGAGGCACTTGAAGGCGTTGCAGGTGTTGAAGCTGGAAAACTTGGTCGTCGTGGTTGGGATGATTTTGTTATTCGAGGGCAGACATCTTCAGATTCAGTTTATGTAGATGGTTTAAGAGTTGGACAAAATACTTACGTTGCCACTGAACTATCAGGCATGGATCAGGTCCAAGTTTTAAAAGGCCCTGCTTCTATTAATTTCGGGTTGGTTGCACCAGGCGGCATGGTCAACTTAGTGACTAAACGACCTGAAGCAGAAAGCTTTGCACGCGCTAGTATGACTTATGGCAGTTACAGCCTTAAAGAAGGGACATTCGATTTAAACTATAGTCCTAATAATAGTGAAAAAGGTGCTTTCCGTTTAAATGGTCGTATCTCTGACCAAGATGACCCCACAGATTATGTGTATTTTAAAAATTACTATATTTCGCCTTCTTACAATTTTGACTTAGGTGATAACACTGACCTCTCCGTAATCGCAAGTTATCAGCACCGCGAATATATTCGTCAGCAAGGTTTACCTGTTATTGGCACTTTAAAAGACAATCCTAACGGTGCTATAGACCGAAGCTTATATATTGGCGACCCTAATTTTGGTAAATATGAAGCAGATGTTTACCGCACTGGTTATACGTTTAAACATGCCTTTGACAATGGCTGGAACTTTAACCAGAATTTTGCCGTGCAAAAAACCGAAATGGATGGTAAAGCGGTTTTTGCTCGTACAGGTAGTAACTTTTGGGCAGATAAAAACTACACCACCATAAGCCGCAAAAATAACAGCCGCCACCAAATTATTGATAACTTAAGTTTTGCCATCGATAACCGTTTAAATAAACAGTTTGATTTATATGGTATGCAACATGATTTCAATATAGGTGTAGATGCTTTCCAAGAAAAAAGTGATTACACCAATAACCGTTGTAATGTAGGTGATTTAAACATATATGCTCCTGTATATGGGCAAACTGTTACCTGTTCCAACCCTGTCAGCAACCATGATATTAACCGCTTAAAATACGCAGGTTTATATATTCGTGACCGTATTCAACTCAATGATCAATGGCTTTTAAGCTTGTCAGGACGCCAAGACTGGGCACAAACCCAAAGCACAAGCTTAGTTACAAGTAGTGCGAGTAAACAATCAGACAATGCATTTACGGGTAGCATCTCTGTCATGTATACCCTTAATGACATTGTTGCCCCTTATGTCAGCTATGCCACTTCATTTACACCTAACACTGGTACTGATGTAAATAGCAATCCATTCAAACCTGAAGAAGGAAAACAGGTTGAAGTCGGAATGAAATTACAAAGCCCTGATCAACGGATTCAAGGTGCTATCGCTTGGTATGATTTAAAACGCCAAAATGTTTTAGTTACTGATACCGTAAATAGTGGCTATAAAGTACAACGTGGTGAACAGTTAACTCGTGGTATTGAAACTGAGCTTAGCGCAGAAATTTTAGAAGGCTTAAAATTAACGGCTGCATATACCTACACCATTGATGCTGAAATTAGTAAAGATGCAAACTCAAGCAATGTAGGAAAAGCACTCGATAATATTCCTGAGCATGCTTATAGCTTGTCAGCACGTTATAAATTTGACCCAGCATCAAAACTTGGCTGGTATGTCGGCGGTGGATTCCGTGGTGAAACCTATAAAACTGTCGATGGTTTAGATGTTCACATTCCAGGCTATACAGTCTTTGACACTGAAGCTGGCTATGACGCTGGACATTGGGGCGCTCAACTTGCGATTCGTAATTTATTTGATAAAGATTACTATGCAGGTGCACTGAATGAGAATTTGGTGACGCTCGGTAATCCACGCCAAATTAACTTTACAGTGAAATTTAACTACTAA
- a CDS encoding MBL fold metallo-hydrolase, producing MGFEKTTSQILFDNGIHKCISFTSLVKGEGIQANQFLIIDHERAAVIDPGGDLTYVPLTMELNKYTRLKNLDYVMASHQDPDIITSMPRWLVYTDAKVVASKLWARFLPHLNSSFMSERMKGNWEDRLIELPDQGQVIQLGESKLVVVPAHFLHSVGNFQFYDPVAKILFSGDMGASIVEDANQPLTDFDTHVLKMKAFHQRYMCSNKVIRLWVNMVRQMDIEMIVPQHGSPFMGKEMINQFLDWIEVLPCGIDLMTEQIFSCPA from the coding sequence ATGGGGTTTGAAAAAACAACATCGCAGATATTATTTGATAATGGCATTCATAAATGTATTAGTTTTACCAGTTTGGTCAAAGGGGAAGGTATCCAAGCCAATCAATTTTTAATTATTGATCATGAGCGCGCTGCTGTAATCGATCCGGGTGGCGATTTGACCTATGTTCCGTTGACCATGGAATTAAACAAATATACACGTTTGAAAAATCTCGACTATGTGATGGCCTCACATCAGGATCCGGACATTATTACCTCGATGCCACGCTGGTTAGTTTATACCGATGCTAAAGTCGTGGCGTCAAAATTATGGGCACGATTTTTACCTCACTTAAACTCGTCTTTTATGAGTGAGCGCATGAAAGGGAATTGGGAAGATCGCCTAATTGAACTACCTGATCAGGGTCAAGTGATTCAATTGGGGGAATCAAAGCTTGTGGTAGTTCCTGCTCATTTTCTACATTCAGTCGGTAATTTTCAGTTTTATGACCCCGTTGCCAAAATTTTATTTTCTGGTGATATGGGTGCTTCGATTGTTGAGGATGCTAATCAACCTTTAACAGATTTTGATACGCATGTTCTGAAAATGAAAGCTTTTCACCAACGCTATATGTGTTCCAATAAAGTCATCCGTTTATGGGTAAACATGGTTCGCCAAATGGATATTGAAATGATTGTTCCACAGCATGGCAGTCCATTTATGGGTAAAGAAATGATTAATCAGTTTTTGGACTGGATTGAGGTTTTACCTTGCGGCATCGACTTGATGACAGAACAAATTTTTAGTTGTCCTGCCTAA